From a single Plasmodium yoelii strain 17X genome assembly, chromosome: 9 genomic region:
- a CDS encoding ubiquitin-protein ligase, putative, translated as MFDGESKNRRINLSGKKNVILNKNTFIEKARKEKEINLAYNKRKNAFKVISTYVQYKENVSKRQNEIYTNLLKRVNDVILLEKIVSPTIYTQALEICLYEFSFQSCFIYSKWRCYNYYKCMNFEGIYDPIKILLDIIKLHNKLSLLKNVNYKSSDLLNSEIYEQNLRPKKSNINLLTESGDNNNQEKNVNVEKNKMYYRHNKEIDILVNHLDILIGNYYTYNLNIYYEYYKDDKINKKSQFSMTKNSMKRTIQQVSNSEQINENQLNIRTSQNSDNFIRVQEYIHCHIDVYESNMIHIYYLYNFILNNQFIEELGNRMVNASNNFKNVGKEKIVESIKKISNYIILTIDGLITIIKHVLIFWNKDIELPLFCESKTKLLVYVCDLIYIYFYILKIQGNKLNSNYVNDLKNKINILLDFVLLYIARTNTCYNYYYIFISLFKYNIFELFASKIDVKDELVKFKKLLILVMKKFLIIDTNIMKNIVYNFENHIIRIYSKKSIIYNQETYDKKNISGINIFKNVLLFIYTNKEIMNDNIIDLLLEIYMFLPFGHHPYIYTVSDYDALKKENENRSDILSTDNYTQNQSKNDIKFLDVKTNKENEPILHFLQNKEKKVDKIGLGYFYNKNIIESLIDICKRYCFMKLDSLLFLLIPFRSIHIDVFKMYRNYYDYIKNIKNDKNRENYVKIYGDIYDNKKNSIPIDGINFIQYSKENIKTEKNNASNIFNNNFVNIRTNINNKNIYNITNSNIESITQNKVSNFENNSFQYYDKDYFFSPNNLVELQKKKDIINNKILIKIKKILVQNNIHIYLIKKIYLSWMKNKKNGKTDNDFLKNLYDFPYFDNNKMVIYLTSFCILFYYYIITNMYNKLIDINNFKYSKTFMLTPPFKQICKLLILSLWIILKKTINTISIELENMYINQDLKQIEELTDDLSYDDIYNDEDEQYENECEKKEQNEIDYVDKIDVSETETLHRDFITNISYFSALNDQIKIEHTQVENETIKSYDNVNNRQTDSIQCLNCNIESILKWFTDLEINSLPFDENITYCNSCKTDKNTNLDTFCEKKVNNETASNLINGIHSSEQNLMGNSPKSKLYNINCNRNKKESTYTHTMINYYLYNSEKRGINYILPKIIKKIYEINKYLELFNDDFFVIKDTYNLLKNRFNIINESNNINYNNNNNYDEDLSLFLEKNDIYINKNIKYVTILANYLLRRCPYTLPFQDRLLIFYNLRNKSKESIRDDTRYNLLERKYNYIRRTNIFEDGFITLNNLSSVNLRQNIRIAFKDQNGNDETGIDGGGLFKEFILLLCREIFHNKFILFQYAQNNTLFPKQYKKNDNLILYEFSGKIVGKAIYERILIESVFNTLFLNLLLYNEININDIYFFDKELFNSLLYIQNTDDVENLALTFCVYENKNPDFLNLSQYNEIKNYFINLTKNSKNYDNINSQNGFNNSLSFFHDNQNLYNNNVNTFFNIIDNLDVLINTIDQNISTISRNEVYLNSIPFRGSRSSGSINENQNMLQNNTLISSISGGYINTMANRVGEADEAKEVDEADEAKEVDEVDEFDCIDLIPNGRNINVNNENKELYIKLYIDYKYNKLIQKKTQHFLKGLSQLIPVKWLKLFSAHELKILISGNDKCFDVNDLRNNVTYSGGYNENSKTIINLFEILNNFTPNEKSLFLIFVTSCSRSPLLGFKELYPKFCIARVPDNTRLPTSSTCVNLLKLPDYETKEILYQNLITAINGTQGFDLS; from the coding sequence atgtttgatGGAGAAAGCAAAAATAGAAGAATTAATTTGAGCgggaaaaaaaatgttatacttAATAAAAACACATTTATTGAAAAGGCTcgaaaagaaaaagaaataaatttagcatataataaaagaaaaaatgctTTCAAAGTTATAAGTACTTATGTccaatataaagaaaatgtatCAAAACGACAAAATGAAATTTATACCAATCTATTAAAAAGAGTTAATGATGTGATATTGTTAGAAAAGATTGTTTCACCAACGATATATACCCAAGCTTTagaaatttgtttatatgaATTTTCCTTCCAAtcatgttttatatattcaaaatggagatgttataattattataaatgtatGAATTTTGAAGGAATATATGATCctataaaaattttgttaGACATAATAAAACTGCATAATAAATTGAGCTTACTGAAAAATGTTAACTATAAAAGTAGCGATTTATTAAATTCagaaatatatgaacaaaatttgAGACCAAAAAAATCTAACATAAACTTGTTGACAGAATCgggtgataataataatcaagagaaaaatgtaaatgttgaaaaaaacaaaatgtattataGACACAATAAAGAAATAGATATTTTGGTGAATCATTTAGATATTTTGATtggaaattattatacatataatttaaatatatattatgaatattataaagatgataaaataaataaaaaatcccAATTTTCAATGACAAAAAATAGTATGAAAAGAACTATTCAACAAGTTTCAAATTCTGAACAAATAAATGAGAATCAATTAAATATTCGAACTAGCCAAAATAgtgataattttataagaGTACAAGAGTATATACATTGTCATATAGATGTATATGAAAGTAATAtgatacatatttattatttatataattttattttaaataatcaaTTTATTGAAGAATTAGGAAATAGAATGGTAAATGCTTctaacaattttaaaaatgttggtaaagaaaaaatagtagaatcaattaaaaaaatatctaactatataattttaacaatAGATGGATTAATTACAATCATTAAACATGTTCTAATATTTTGGAATAAGGATATAGAACTCCCATTATTTTGTGAATCTAAAACTAAACTACTAGTATATGTATGCGatctaatatatatttatttttatattttaaaaatacaaggaaataaattaaacaGTAACTATgtaaatgatttaaaaaataaaataaatatattattagattttgtattgttatatatagcTCGAACAAATACATGTTACaattattactatatttttatatcactatttaaatataacatttttgaattatttgCATCTAAAATAGATGTGAAAGATGAATTAGTAAAGTTTAAAAAACTCTTAATATTagtaatgaaaaaatttttaataatagacacaaatataatgaagaatattgtttataattttgaaaatcatattatacgaatctattcaaaaaaaagtataatatataaccaAGAaacatatgataaaaaaaatatttcaggaattaatatatttaaaaatgttcttttatttatttatacaaataaagaaataatgaatgataatataatagatTTATTATTAGAGATATACATGTTTTTGCCATTTGGTCAtcatccatatatatatactgtTTCAGATTATGAtgcattaaaaaaagaaaatgaaaatcgATCCGATATTTTATCTACGGATAATTATACCCAGAACCAatcaaaaaatgatataaaatttttagatgtaaaaacaaacaaagaaaatgaaccaatattacattttctacaaaataaagaaaaaaaagtagATAAAATAGGTTTAggatatttttataataagaATATAATAGAATCATTAATAGATATATGCAAAAGATATTGTTTTATGAAATTAGAcagtttattatttttgttgaTTCCATTTAGAAGTATACATATAGATGTATTTAAAATGTATAGGAACTATTatgattatattaaaaatataaaaaatgataaaaatagagaaaattatgttaaaatatatggagatatttatgataataaaaagaattCTATACCAATTGATGGAATCAATTTTATTCAATATtctaaagaaaatataaaaacagaaaaaaataatgcatctaacatctttaataataattttgtaaatataaGAACTaacattaataataaaaatatatataacattacaAATTCGAATATAGAATCTATTACACAAAATAAAGTTtctaattttgaaaataacaGTTTTCAGTATTATGATaaagattattttttttctcctaACAATTTAGTagaattacaaaaaaaaaaagatatcataaataacaaaatattaataaaaataaaaaaaatattagtacaaaataatatacatatatatttaataaaaaaaatatatttatcatggatgaaaaataaaaaaaatggaaaaacaGATAAtgattttttgaaaaatttatatgactttccatattttgataataataaaatggtgatatatttaacttctttttgtattcttttttattattatattatcacaaatatgtataataaattaattgatataaataattttaaatatagcaAAACATTTATGCTAACCCCACCATTTAAACAAAtttgtaaattattaatattgtcTCTTTGGATCATTTTAAAGAAAACGATAAATACAATAAGTATCGAATTAgaaaatatgtatatcaACCAAGATTTGAAACAAATAGAAGAATTAACGGATGATCTATCATatgatgatatatataatgatgaaGATGAACAATATGAGAATGAATGTGAAAAAAAGGAACAAAATGAGATAGATTATGTTGATAAAATAGATGTTAGTGAAACTGAGACGTTGCACCGAGATTTTAtaacaaatatatcttattttAGTGCACTAAatgatcaaataaaaatagaacaTACCCAAGTAGAAAATGAAACAATCAAAAGTTATgataatgtaaataatagACAAACGGATTCTATCCAATGTTTAAATTGTAATATTGAAAGTATTTTAAAATGGTTCACCGATTTAGAGATAAACAGTTTGCCATTTGACGAAAATATCACATATTGCAACAGTTGCAAAACCGACAAAAATACCAATTTAGACACattttgtgaaaaaaaagtgaataACGAAACGGCGAGCAACTTAATAAATGGCATACATAGCAGTGAACAAAATTTAATGGGAAATTCGCCAAAaagcaaattatataatataaattgtaatcgaaataaaaaagagtCAACATATACACATACCatgataaattattatttatataatagtgaAAAAAGAGgaatcaattatatattaccaaaaataattaaaaaaatatatgaaataaataaatatttagaattatttaatgacgatttttttgtaatCAAAGATACATATAACTTGTTAAAAAAtcgatttaatataattaatgaaagtaataatataaattataataataataataattatgatgaagatttgtcattatttttagaaaaaaatgatatatatataaataaaaatataaaatatgtaactATATTAgctaattatttattaagaCGTTGCCCATATACCCTACCTTTCCAAGATcgtttattaattttttataatcttCGAAATAAAAGTAAAGAATCAATACGTGATGATACAAGATATAATCTTTTAGAacgaaaatataattatataagacgaacaaatatatttgaagATGGGTTTATAACTCTAAATAATTTAAGTTCAGTAAATTTAAGACAAAATATAAGAATTGCTTTTAAAGATCAAAATGGAAATGATGAAACTGGAATAGATGGTGGTGGATTATTTAAAGAATTTATATTACTTTTGTGTCGAgaaatttttcataataaatttattttatttcaatatgcacaaaataatacattatttcctaaacaatataaaaaaaatgataatctaattttatatgaattttcTGGAAAAATTGTAGGAAAAGCTATATATGAAAGAATACTAATAGAATCAGTATTTAacactttatttttaaatttattattatataatgaaataaatataaatgatatatatttttttgataaagaGCTTTttaatagtttattatatattcaaaatacAGATGATGTTGAAAATTTAGCATTAACATTTTGtgtatatgaaaataaaaatccgGATTTTTTGAATCTATCacaatataatgaaattaaaaattattttattaatttaactaaaaatagtaaaaattatgataatataaatagtcaAAATGGATTTAATAATTcactttcattttttcatgataatcaaaatttatataataataatgttaacacattttttaatataattgacAATTTAGATGTACTAATAAATACAATCGatcaaaatatatcaacGATTTCTAGAAACGAAGTTTATTTGAATTCTATTCCATTTCGGGGATCTAGAAGTAGTGGTTCTATAAATGAAAATCAAAACATGTTACAGAATAATACTCTCATTTCATCGATTTCGGGTGGATACATAAATACGATGGCCAACAGAGTGGGAGAAGCGGACGAAGCGAAAGAAGTGGACGAAGCGGACGAAGCGAAAGAAGTGGACGAAGTGGACGAATTTGATTGCATCGATTTAATACCAAATGGaagaaatataaatgttaataatgaaaataaagaattatatataaagttatatatagattataaatataataaattaatacaaaaaaaaacccagcattttttaaaaggGTTATCACAATTAATACCTGTAAAATGGCTTAAACTGTTTAGTGCccatgaattaaaaatattaatatcaGGTAATGATAAATGTTTTGATGTGAATGATTTACGAAATAATGTAACATATAGTGGTggatataatgaaaatagtaaaactattataaatttatttgaaatattaaataattttactccaaatgaaaaaagtttatttcttatatttGTAACAAGCTGTTCAAGATCACCATTATTAGGATTTAAAGAATTGTATCCGAAATTTTGTATAGCTAGAGTACCAGATAATACAAGACTACCAACTTCTTCAACATGcgttaatttattaaaattaccTGACTATGAAACAAAAGAAATACTTTACCAAAATTTAATAACAGCAATTAATGGAACACAAGGATTTGATTTAagctaa
- a CDS encoding AP-4 complex subunit mu, putative encodes MVISQFYILSPRGDTIINRDFRGDVLKGSAEIFFRKVKLHKGDPPPLFYLNGINFCFLKNNNLYFVLTSLFNISPSYLVELLYRLLKIFKDFCGQLTEEIIRTNFILIYEIIDEVIDYGYLQNSNTEYIRYLIHNEINNINNSNTKFPNLTKFSIKHSNTLPSNASQKPIQADNKKNEIFIDIIEKINLIMNKKGEIIYSYIDGVIQIKSYLLGNPYIKIALNDDLYIKNIHKDNTNNIIIDDCNFNHLVNTSNFETDRILSLYQPDGECVLMNYRINNNFKAPFHLFANVLYNPNHTVELFIRIKLDIPSRYSCTNVLVNCNLCKHISSVHLDPNINSDLFSAHYIPNENKLLWTIKKFKGETEYTIRSKITLNQNYKFMRRDFGPIHIMFEIPMFNLSKLRIKYLKIIENYKSSNTHRWVRYITQSSSYVYRFT; translated from the exons ATGGTGATCTCCCAGTTTTACATCCTTTCGCCAAGAGGAGATACAATAATAAATCGAGATTTCCGAGGCGATGTTTTAAAAGGGAGTgctgaaatattttttagaaAAGTTAAGCTACATAAAGGAGATCCACCacctttattttatttaaatggaATAAATTTTTGCTTcttgaaaaataataatttatattttgtattaacatcattatttaatatttcacCAAGTTATTTAGtagaattattatatagattattaaaaatatttaaagatTTTTGTGGACAGTTAACTGAAGAAATTATAAgaacaaattttattttaatttatgaaaTAATAGATGAAGTTATAGATTATGGATACTTACAAAATAGTAATAcagaatatataagatatttaatacataatgaaattaataatataaataattctaaTACAAAATTTCCAAATTTAACTAAATTTTCGATTAAACATTCAAACACATTACCTTCGAATGCTTCACAAAAACCTATACAAgctgataataaaaaaaatgaaatatttatagatattattgaaaaaataaatttaattatgaataaaaaaggagaaattatatattcttaTATTGATGGGGTTATACAAATTAAGTCATATTTACTTGGAAAtccatatataaaaatagcaCTAAATGATGatctatatattaaaaatattcataaagataatacaaataacaTAATTATAGATGATTGTAATTTTAACCACCTAGTTAATACTTCTAATTTTGAAACGGATCGAATTTTATCTTTATACCAACCAGATGGCGAATGTGTTCTTATGAATTATCGAATAAACAACAATTTCAAGGCTCCCTTTCATCTATTTGCAAATGTTCTCTACAACCCTAACCACACG GTTGAACTATTTATACGAATCAAATTGGATATTCCGTCCCGATATTCGTGCACTAATGTTCTCGTAAATTGCAATTTATGCAAGCATATATCAAGTGTACATTTAGACCCAAATATAAATTCGGATCTCTTTTCTGCTCATTACATACccaatgaaaataaattattatggacaataaaaaaattcaag GGTGAAACAGAATATACTATACGTTCTAAAATAACCttaaatcaaaattataaatttatgagACGAGATTTTGGGCCTATACATATTATGTTTGAAATTCCTATgtttaatttatcaaaactcagaataaaatatttaaaaataatagaaaattataaatcaaGTAATACACATCGGTGGGTTAGATATATTACGCAATCTTCTTCATATGTTTATCGGTTTACATAA